A region from the Brassica napus cultivar Da-Ae chromosome C8, Da-Ae, whole genome shotgun sequence genome encodes:
- the LOC106413619 gene encoding calcium-dependent protein kinase 26-like: MGMDLADKENTSPPLFEFCNCYKVATLTQTILNPVNVSSLKDRYVLGEQLGLGQFGVIRVCSDKFTGEKLACKSISKDRLVTQEDMKSIKLEIAIMAKLAGHPNVVDLKAVYEEEDYVHLVMELCAGGELFHKLEKYGRYSEVRARLLFKHLMQVVKFCHDNGIVHRDLKPENILMATVASSSPIKLADFGLATYIKPGEKLNGTVGSPFYIAPEVLSGGYNEAADVWSAGVILYILLSGVPPFWGKTKSKIFDAVRAADLRFSAEPWGNITSYAKDLIRGMLCVDPSQRLTADGVLAHTWMDELSEPGQEQYGQDGVGCEGLESGGCSFSIEYVSREQDYSFSMGQLEESIDNDCRSSFSSFLPADNNNVALPTSGFGGEQLESTLPSMPSFTFFSPSPATTQNNNTHETDEKLRDSSPKRLLPSPDSCSQPEKREEEGESQIEAAGKTETRRERGNWSRISGLHSKRNRTIGIGELDQLVVDVAVTESIIRWASCTHIPTAPSLTLSLVC, translated from the exons ATGGGAATGGACTTAGCTGATAAGGAGAACACAAGCCCACCTTTATTTGAATTCTGCAACTGCTACAAAGTTGCAACCCTCACCCAAACCATTCTAAACCCGGTTAACGTCTCCAGCTTAAAAGACCGTTACGTGCTTGGGGAACAGTTAGGCTTGGGTCAGTTCGGTGTGATCAGAGTGTGTTCTGATAAGTTCACTGGAGAGAAGCTTGCTTGCAAGTCCATCTCTAAAGACAGACTTGTTACGCAGGAGGACATGAAAAGCATCAAACTCGAGATTGCCATCATGGCTAAGTTAGCTGGCCACCCTAACGTTGTGGATCTAAAAGCGGTTTACGAGGAGGAGGACTATGTGCATCTTGTGATGGAGCTTTGTGCGGGAGGTGAGCTTTTCCACAAGCTTGAGAAGTATGGAAGGTACTCGGAGGTTCGTGCCAGGTTGCTGTTTAAGCATTTGATGCAAGTGGTGAAGTTTTGTCATGATAATGGTATTGTCCATAGGGACTTGAAGCCTGAGAACATTCTCATGGCCACAGTGGCTTCTTCCTCTCCTATTAAATTAGCTGATTTTGGTCTTGCAACCTATATAAAGCCAG GTGAGAAGCTAAACGGGACTGTTGGTAGTCCGTTTTATATAGCACCGGAAGTGTTGTCAGGAGGATATAACGAAGCTGCTGATGTATGGAGTGCAGGGGTTATTTTGTACATTCTTCTCAGTGGAGTGCCTCCCTTTTGGGGAAAGACTAAGTCAAAGATTTTTGATGCTGTCAGGGCAGCAGATTTGAGGTTTTCTGCAGAGCCGTGGGGTAATATAACCTCATACGCCAAGGATTTGATCCGTGGAATGCTATGTGTTGATCCTTCCCAGAGGCTAACGGCGGATGGTGTTTTAG CTCACACTTGGATGGATGAGTTATCTGAGCCAGGACAAGAACAATATGGTCAAGATGGGGTTGGATGTGAAGGGTTGGAGAGTGGTGGATGTTCTTTCTCCATAGAGTATGTTTCTCGGGAGCAAGACTATAGCTTTAGCATGGGGCAGTTAGAGGAATCGATTGATAACGATTGTAGATCATCATTCTCCTCTTTCTTACCTGCGGATAACAACAACGTAGCGCTGCCAACTTCTGGTTTTGGTGGGGAACAACTTGAGTCAACACTCCCATCTATGCCAAGCTTTACCTTCTTTAGTCCGAGTCCAGCGACAACACAGAACAACAATACTCATGAAACAGATGAGAAACTTCGAG ACTCAAGCCCGAAGAGGTTACTGCCTTCACCAGATTCTTGTTCACAGCCTGAGAAGCGCGAGGAAGAAGGTGAGAGTCAGATAGAAGCAGCAGGAAAGACGGAGACAAGAAGGGAAAGAGGAAACTGGTCAAGGATATCAGGTCTGCACAGCAAAAGAAACAGGACCATAGGAATAGGTGAGCTAGACCAGTTGGTGGTTGATGTTGCAGTCACTGAGTCGATAATCCGATGGGCATCTTGCACTCATATTCCCACGGCTCCATCTCTCACATTGTCACTTGTCTGCTAG
- the LOC106414565 gene encoding expansin-A7, with product MGLISSSWSFKKFFAIVFVAFAISGEFVAGYYRPSPWRYAHATFYGDETGSETMGGACGYGNLFNSGYGLDTAALSTTLFKDGYGCGQCFQIVCVNSKHCNYGRPSTVVTATNLCPPNWYQDSNNGGWCNPPRTHFDMAKPAFMKLAYWRAGIIPVAYRRVPCKRSGGMRFQFQGNSYWLLVFVMNVGGAGDIKSMAVKGSRTNWISMSHNWGASYQAFSSLYGQSLSFRVTSYTTGETVYAWNVAPANWNAGMTYKSGANFR from the exons ATGGGTCTAATCTCAAGTTCTTGGAGCTTTAAGAAATTCTTCGCAATAGTTTTTGTCGCCTTCGCCATCTCCGGTGAATTCGTTGCAGGATATTACAGGCCCAGCCCGTGGAGATACGCTCATGCTACTTTCTACGGCGACGAAACCGGTAGTGAAACCATGG GTGGTGCATGTGGGTACGGAAACCTGTTTAACAGTGGCTACGGCTTGGACACGGCGGCGCTAAGCACGACGTTATTCAAAGACGGTTACGGATGCGGCCAATGTTTCCAAATAGTCTGTGTGAACTCGAAACATTGTAACTATGGACGCCCATCGACGGTGGTCACAGCCACCAACCTTTGCCCTCCTAATTGGTACCAAGACTCCAACAATGGTGGTTGGTGCAATCCTCCTAGAACCCATTTCGATATGGCTAAACCGGCTTTCATGAAACTCGCTTACTGGAGGGCCGGTATCATCCCTGTTGCATACAGAAG AGTCCCATGCAAAAGAAGTGGAGGTATGAGGTTTCAATTCCAAGGCAATTCTTATTGGCTTCTCGTCTTCGTCATGAATGTCGGCGGCGCAGGAGACATAAAAAGCATGGCCGTGAAAGGTAGCCGGACGAATTGGATAAGCATGAGCCACAACTGGGGAGCCTCTTACCAAGCTTTTTCCTCTCTCTATGGTCAGTCTCTTTCTTTCCGGGTTACTTCTTACACAACCGGTGAAACCGTCTACGCTTGGAACGTTGCTCCGGCTAACTGGAACGCCGGTATGACTTACAAGAGTGGCGCCAATTTTCGCTGA